DNA from Spirosoma oryzicola:
ACGCTGGTACGTGTTTAATCAACCTGAAACCCTGGTCACAACGTGATAAGAACGTGAAAGAGATCATGGAAGAGCTAGAAGGGAAGTCCAGAAACCTTGGTGCGACCGTCGAATTCTTCGAACCACCAGCCATTCCTGGCTTTGGTTCATCGGGTGGTTTCTCGATGCGTCTGCTGGATAAAAACACCGATACGGACTACCGCGAGTTTGACAAAGTCAACAAGCAGTTCATGGAAGATCTGGGCAAACGGAAAGAGTTGACCGGCTTATTCACCTTCTTCGCGGCCAACTATCCGCAGTATGAACTGGAAATTGATAACAACCTGGCCATGCAGAAAGGCGTGTCTATCGGTAAAGCGATGGACAACCTGAACATCCTCATCGGTAGTACGTACGAACAAGGGTTCATTAAATTCAACCAGTTCTTTAAAGTGTACGTACAGTCCGATCCGAGCTTCAGAAGACTGCCATCTGATATTCTAAAGCTTTTCGTGAAAAATGACGCGGGCGAAATGGTGCCTTATTCAGCCTTCATGAAGTTGAAGAAAGGGCAGGGACCAAACGAGATTACCCGGTTCAACTTGTACAACTCGTCGGCTATCCAGGGTTTACCAGCTAAAGGGTATACCACGGCAGACGCCATCAAAGCCATCCGGGAGGTATCTGCCAAGACCTTACCGAAAGGGTATGATATTGCCTTTGAGGGTCTTTCGTATGATGAATCGATGCGGGGTAACGAGACTTTGTATGTGTTCCTGATTGTAGTAGCCTTTGTGTACATGGTACTGGCTGCCCAATACGAAAGCTTCATCATCCCACTCGCCGTCTTGACTTCGCTGCCGGTTGGGATATTTGGATCGTTCTTCCTGCTGAAGCTGATGGGGTTGGAAAACAACATCTACGCACAGATCGGTCTGATCATGCTGGTAGGTTTGCTGGGTAAAAACGCCGTACTGATCGTGGAGTTTGCTGTTCAGAAGCGACAGCAAGGTGAAACGATACTAGCCGCAGCCATCGAAGGAGCCAAGGTTCGTTTCCGCCCGATTCTGATGACCTCGTTCGCTTTCGTAGCTGGTCTGATTCCGCTGATCCTCGCCAGGGGAGCCGGTGCCATCGGTAACCGTACGATTGGTGCCTCTGCCATGGGTGGTATGATATTTGGAACCGTCTTTGGGGTCGTTATCATCCCCGGTTTGTACTACATATTCGGTAGTCTGGCTGATGGCCGGAAGCTGATTAAGGGGGAAGAGGATGAATCTCTAACCGAAAATCTGGTCCATCAATTAGACTCATTTCCTGTAACAGAAGAAAGTACTGATCATGCTTAAGAGGCTTATATACAGATGTCTGGGAGTAGCTTGCATGCCGTTGCTAATAACGGCATGTAAAACTCCGGCGCTGGTTACAAAAACAGAAAACAGATCCGTTCCTGTGAGCTACAACAACTCACAGGACTCTACCAACACTGGAAAGGTTAAGTGGCGGGATTTTTTCACTGACCCCAATCTGGTGGCTCTTATTGACACGGCGATAAGAAACAACCAGGAGCTGAACATTACGGCTCAGGAGATTCAGATTGCCAGCAACGAAATAAGAGCCAGACAAGGGGAATATCGCCCCTTCGTTGGACTCAGAGGGGGAGCGGGTGTTGACAAAGTTGGTCGCTACACGCTTTTGGGCGCAGCGCAGGCTAACGCAGAAATGAAGCCGGGTAAAGAGATTCCTGATCCGCTGCCGAATTATTACGCAGGGCTCTACGCTAACTGGGAGGTCGATATCTGGCATAAGCTACGCAACGCTAAAAAGGCGGCTATCAACCGGTATCTGTCGAGCAACGAGGGAAGAAATTTCACGATCACAAATATCATCGCTGAGATTGCAACGTCGTACTACGAGTTATTGGCACTCGATAACCAGTTGGCGATTGTCAGACAGAACATCGATATTCAGAACAATGCGCTCAGAATAGTAAGGCAGCAAAAAGAAGCGACCCGAGTTACTGAATTGGCTGTGCGTCGATTTGAAGCGCAGGTGCTGAACACGCAGAACCTTCAGTACAACATTCTGCAACGGATTGTGGAAACAGAAAACCGGATCAATTTCCTGGTAGGTCGTTATCCGCAGCCGGTTGTTAGAAACTCGCAGAATTTCAACACGTTGGTACCTACTACGATCCAGGCCGGAATTCCATCGCAGCTACTGGCCAATCGACCTGACATCAGACAGGCCGAACAGGATCTGGCAGCCGCTAAGCTGGATGTTAAAGTAGCCAAAGCGCGGTTCTACCCATCGCTCGGAATTTCTGCTGGTATTGGTTATCAGGCATTCAACCCGGCGTACATCCTGAAAACGCCTGAATCATTACTTTTTTCGCTGGCTGGCGACATTGCTGGTCCGTTGATCAACAAGAATGCGATCATCGCCACGTATTACAGTGCTAATGCCCGGCAGATTCAGGCCGTTTACAACTATGAGCGTACGATTCTGAACGCGTACATTGAGGTTGCCAATCAACTGTCAAAGATTAGTAATCTGGAAAAGAGTTACGACGTGAAATCGAGAGAGGTGGAAGCACTTACCCAATCGATCAACATCTCGAATAACCTGTTCAATTCCGCGCGGGCTGAATACTCAGAAGTATTGTTTACCCAGCGCGATGCATTGGAATCGAGATTTGACCTAGTCGAAACCAAAATGCAGCAAATGACGGCCATGGTTAATATCTACCGGGCGTTGGGTGGCGGCTGGCAATAGTGTCTGCCAAGTAATTGTTAATGAAATAAGCCTAGAAGACTATCAGTTCTTCTAGGCTTATTTTTTTGCGGCATTAAATCTAGTGGCTGTCTAAAGCCCTAACTTTTTACCGGCGTTGTAGCGTGTTATTTTGTCAACGCGTGTATAACGCTGGATCATTGTACTCGTTTTGTGCTTGGTCTGTTGCATGATCTCCAGATCATCAGCACCGTTTAGTTTGGCAATCGTGACAAAGGAGGCTCGAAGCGAGTGGGCTGAATAGTCATCACCCAGATAGTGTTTAACAATCCGGGCTACGCTCTTGTCCGACAACCGCTCGTTGGTGAGTCTAACAAAACCCGGCTCTGAACCCTTGCGCAGACGGACGAGTAGGGGACCCCGTTCGGGACGTTGGTTCATCCAGTGACGAAGCGTTTCGATTGGGCACAAGTCAGGATCCGGGTGGCAGAAAAGGGCCTTTTCTTCGTG
Protein-coding regions in this window:
- a CDS encoding TolC family protein, whose product is MLKRLIYRCLGVACMPLLITACKTPALVTKTENRSVPVSYNNSQDSTNTGKVKWRDFFTDPNLVALIDTAIRNNQELNITAQEIQIASNEIRARQGEYRPFVGLRGGAGVDKVGRYTLLGAAQANAEMKPGKEIPDPLPNYYAGLYANWEVDIWHKLRNAKKAAINRYLSSNEGRNFTITNIIAEIATSYYELLALDNQLAIVRQNIDIQNNALRIVRQQKEATRVTELAVRRFEAQVLNTQNLQYNILQRIVETENRINFLVGRYPQPVVRNSQNFNTLVPTTIQAGIPSQLLANRPDIRQAEQDLAAAKLDVKVAKARFYPSLGISAGIGYQAFNPAYILKTPESLLFSLAGDIAGPLINKNAIIATYYSANARQIQAVYNYERTILNAYIEVANQLSKISNLEKSYDVKSREVEALTQSINISNNLFNSARAEYSEVLFTQRDALESRFDLVETKMQQMTAMVNIYRALGGGWQ